The following are encoded together in the Acaryochloris thomasi RCC1774 genome:
- a CDS encoding DEAD/DEAH box helicase — MSDTPTMPRFADLAIAPPLLQAIDDAGYEAPSPIQAQSIPPLLEGRDLLGQAQTGTGKTAAFALPLLSRVDLSCKQPQILVLTPTRELAIQVAEAMQGYARHLSGFQIATLYGGQNISTQLRQLRRGVHTVVGTPGRLIDHLKRGTLKLDSLATIVLDEADEMLRMGFIEDVETILEETPKGRQVALFSATMPSAIRRVAQHHLNNPVEIKIKSKTATVASITQRYWQVQGLQKLDALTRILEVEDFDAMLVFVRTKVMAAELTEKLEARGYSSAVLSGDVSQVLREKTVERLKSGRLDIIVATDVAARGLDVERISHVINYDIPYDTETYVHRIGRTGRAGRTGDAILFVSGREKRMLRSIEKATRQPIQPMKIPSHADIADRRIVQFKQMITDTIEDQDLGFFEDLVSNYQQDQDLSLREIAAALAYLVQRERPLVPSEKEIQKDGAFTAGNWAADLGKSSQVPMQQFRIEVGREHGVKPKNIVGAIANEINLAPSYIGQIKFFDTFSTVYLPEDMPDAAVKHLKKVRVCGQQLKISVGAGGGGYNADHGKPSHKSGKRKHVKKQPRKAKA, encoded by the coding sequence ATGTCTGATACCCCAACAATGCCTCGGTTCGCTGATCTTGCGATCGCACCTCCCCTATTGCAAGCCATCGACGACGCTGGCTATGAAGCTCCGTCTCCTATTCAAGCGCAAAGCATTCCCCCCTTACTGGAAGGGCGCGATCTGCTAGGGCAAGCCCAGACCGGCACGGGCAAAACCGCAGCCTTTGCTCTGCCTTTGCTCAGCCGCGTTGATCTCTCCTGCAAGCAGCCGCAAATCTTAGTTTTGACCCCCACCCGCGAACTGGCAATTCAGGTCGCTGAAGCGATGCAGGGCTATGCTCGCCATCTGAGTGGGTTCCAGATTGCGACCCTCTACGGTGGTCAGAACATCAGCACTCAACTGCGCCAGCTGCGGCGGGGCGTCCATACCGTTGTCGGTACGCCGGGACGTTTGATCGATCACCTGAAGCGCGGCACTCTCAAGCTCGACAGTCTTGCGACTATTGTCCTTGATGAAGCTGACGAAATGCTGCGGATGGGCTTCATTGAAGATGTTGAAACTATTCTAGAGGAGACGCCCAAAGGGCGACAGGTCGCTCTTTTCTCTGCCACGATGCCGTCCGCCATTCGCCGGGTGGCTCAGCATCATCTCAACAATCCAGTAGAGATCAAGATTAAATCCAAGACCGCCACTGTTGCCAGCATTACGCAGCGTTACTGGCAGGTGCAGGGTCTCCAGAAGCTCGATGCCCTCACCCGCATCCTAGAGGTTGAAGACTTCGACGCCATGCTGGTGTTTGTGCGGACCAAAGTGATGGCGGCAGAACTGACCGAGAAGTTAGAGGCGCGGGGCTACTCCAGCGCGGTATTGAGCGGCGATGTCAGTCAGGTGCTGCGGGAGAAAACCGTTGAGCGCCTCAAAAGTGGCCGTCTCGATATTATTGTGGCGACGGATGTGGCGGCGCGGGGCTTAGACGTTGAGCGCATTAGCCACGTTATTAACTACGATATTCCCTACGATACTGAAACCTACGTCCACCGCATTGGTCGTACGGGAAGAGCCGGTCGCACCGGCGATGCGATTCTGTTTGTCTCTGGCCGTGAAAAACGGATGCTGCGCTCCATTGAGAAGGCAACGCGACAGCCTATTCAGCCGATGAAGATTCCTAGTCATGCTGATATTGCCGATCGCCGGATTGTGCAGTTCAAGCAGATGATCACCGATACCATTGAAGATCAGGATCTCGGCTTCTTTGAAGATCTGGTGAGCAACTATCAGCAGGATCAAGACCTCAGCCTGCGCGAGATTGCAGCGGCTTTGGCCTACCTTGTTCAACGAGAGCGGCCTCTCGTTCCTTCTGAAAAGGAGATCCAAAAAGACGGTGCGTTTACGGCCGGGAACTGGGCTGCAGATCTAGGCAAAAGCTCTCAGGTACCGATGCAGCAGTTTCGGATTGAGGTGGGCCGCGAGCATGGCGTGAAGCCGAAGAATATTGTGGGTGCGATCGCAAACGAGATCAACCTTGCACCGTCCTACATCGGTCAAATCAAGTTTTTCGACACCTTCAGCACCGTGTACCTGCCAGAGGACATGCCAGACGCCGCCGTCAAGCATCTCAAGAAGGTGCGGGTCTGCGGGCAGCAGCTCAAGATTAGCGTCGGGGCTGGCGGTGGCGGATATAACGCTGACCATGGTAAGCCTAGCCACAAGTCAGGCAAGCGTAAGCACGTCAAGAAACAGCCTCGCAAGGCTAAAGCCTAA
- the stpA gene encoding glucosylglycerol 3-phosphatase gives MPDTPLHDQSLSLDHQTFAALLATTENLLIIQDLDGVCMGLVKDPLTRVITSDYVRATNAFDQHFYVLTNGEHIGQRGVNHIVEKAFKDSSVPNYLPGLAAGGIQWQDREGAVSHPGVSEAELAFLQAVPDRIARQLHDFFQQYPEILESRILEECIAASVLDNKASPTANLNTFYAHLQDAPEVYVALQKNIKALIDRLLAEAQEKDLGDSFFVHYAPNLGQDSQGQELIWFAGPEGSGTTDFQFMVQGAIKEAGVLALLNRYIFNRTGTYPLGEGFNARQAPSDRNALLDLVKTNFDPDQMPTIIGVGDTVNSQVVEESGQIVVRRGGSDRNFLTLIQDIGGQFNTGNLTVYIDSSAGEVKNRKPLKLEGGTVIEGPCDPQDTEDPLQLNMAFPDGHLQYCKIFQQAAAARAAKTSA, from the coding sequence ATGCCTGATACCCCGCTCCATGATCAATCTCTGAGTCTTGACCATCAGACATTCGCAGCTTTGTTAGCGACCACCGAGAATCTGTTGATTATTCAAGATCTAGATGGGGTTTGTATGGGGTTGGTTAAAGATCCCCTCACGCGGGTGATTACATCTGACTACGTTCGGGCGACGAATGCCTTTGATCAGCACTTCTACGTCTTAACCAATGGTGAGCATATCGGTCAGCGGGGCGTTAATCACATTGTTGAGAAAGCCTTCAAAGATTCTTCAGTCCCTAATTATCTGCCGGGACTGGCAGCAGGCGGTATCCAGTGGCAAGACCGAGAGGGGGCTGTATCACATCCTGGCGTGAGTGAGGCAGAGCTCGCCTTTCTCCAAGCCGTTCCAGACCGCATTGCGAGGCAACTCCACGACTTTTTTCAACAATATCCAGAGATACTAGAATCACGCATTCTAGAAGAGTGTATTGCTGCTTCTGTCCTGGATAACAAAGCGTCACCCACGGCCAATCTCAATACGTTCTATGCCCATCTCCAAGATGCTCCAGAGGTATACGTGGCACTTCAGAAAAACATAAAGGCCCTCATTGATCGGCTACTTGCAGAAGCACAGGAAAAGGACTTAGGGGATTCTTTCTTTGTTCACTATGCTCCCAATCTTGGACAAGATTCGCAGGGGCAAGAGCTCATTTGGTTTGCGGGTCCAGAGGGTTCAGGAACGACAGATTTTCAATTCATGGTTCAAGGAGCGATCAAAGAAGCAGGAGTGCTGGCGCTGCTCAATCGCTATATCTTTAACCGCACAGGAACATACCCACTCGGGGAAGGCTTCAACGCTCGACAGGCACCGAGTGATCGCAACGCCTTACTAGACCTAGTAAAAACCAATTTTGATCCCGATCAGATGCCAACAATCATTGGCGTGGGCGATACGGTCAACAGCCAAGTCGTTGAGGAGTCAGGACAGATCGTGGTGCGGAGAGGGGGAAGCGATCGCAACTTCTTAACGCTGATCCAAGACATTGGCGGCCAGTTCAACACCGGCAACCTCACGGTTTACATCGACAGCAGCGCCGGAGAGGTCAAAAACCGTAAGCCCCTGAAGCTAGAGGGCGGCACCGTCATCGAAGGACCCTGCGATCCCCAAGATACAGAAGACCCGCTGCAGCTTAACATGGCCTTCCCTGACGGTCATTTGCAGTACTGCAAAATATTTCAGCAGGCAGCAGCAGCCAGAGCAGCGAAGACATCGGCCTAG
- a CDS encoding ABC transporter substrate-binding protein, translating into MKFNWCVRIFLGISLLGLTACESTDDPNKKTVTILGVVVGEQQDKLEAALVPFEEKTGIEVEYEGTDAFATLLPVRVEAGDAPDVAMFPQPGLMQDFAKSGKLIPVTNFMEPSALEAAYPEDWLNLATVDDKPYGVWYRASVKSLVWYNPEAFAAKGYEIPNNWTELIALSDKIVADGETPWCLGMESGDATGWVGSDWVEDIMLRTAGPETYDQWVSHDIPFDAPPVKAAFEKFGEIVRNPKYISGGAVSVISTPFGDSPKGLFNDPPRCYLHRQANFVSSFFGDDVIPGENVDVFPFPEIDAKNGLPILVAGDVFGMFNDTPEAQALMEYLATPEPHVIWAKSGGFISPHKEVPLEAYPDDVAKKQAEILANAEAIRFDGSDLMPGAVGTGSFWSGIVDYVNGAQVDAVVSKIESSWPK; encoded by the coding sequence ATGAAATTTAACTGGTGTGTAAGGATTTTTCTCGGGATAAGCCTGCTGGGTTTAACCGCCTGTGAGTCCACTGACGACCCCAATAAGAAAACAGTCACGATCTTAGGGGTCGTGGTCGGTGAGCAGCAAGACAAATTAGAAGCAGCCTTGGTGCCCTTTGAAGAGAAGACCGGCATTGAGGTCGAATATGAAGGCACAGACGCCTTTGCCACTCTTCTGCCCGTGCGTGTTGAAGCCGGTGATGCCCCCGATGTTGCCATGTTTCCGCAGCCCGGTTTGATGCAGGACTTTGCCAAGTCTGGCAAGCTGATTCCCGTGACCAACTTTATGGAGCCGTCGGCGCTAGAAGCGGCCTACCCAGAAGACTGGCTGAACTTGGCAACCGTCGATGACAAGCCCTATGGTGTCTGGTACCGAGCCTCTGTGAAAAGCTTGGTGTGGTACAACCCAGAAGCCTTTGCCGCCAAGGGCTATGAAATTCCTAACAACTGGACTGAGCTGATCGCCCTGAGCGACAAGATTGTGGCCGATGGTGAAACCCCCTGGTGTCTCGGCATGGAAAGTGGCGACGCGACCGGCTGGGTCGGTAGCGACTGGGTTGAAGACATTATGTTGCGTACGGCTGGCCCGGAGACCTACGACCAGTGGGTCAGTCACGACATTCCCTTTGATGCGCCCCCTGTGAAGGCGGCCTTTGAAAAGTTTGGTGAAATCGTACGCAATCCGAAATATATTTCGGGTGGTGCCGTCAGCGTTATTAGTACGCCCTTTGGCGATTCTCCGAAGGGGTTATTCAATGACCCACCCCGCTGCTATCTCCATCGGCAGGCTAACTTTGTGTCTAGCTTTTTCGGCGATGACGTCATCCCTGGCGAAAATGTGGATGTCTTTCCCTTCCCGGAGATCGATGCCAAAAATGGTTTGCCGATCTTGGTGGCAGGCGACGTGTTTGGGATGTTCAACGATACCCCAGAGGCCCAGGCGCTGATGGAGTATTTGGCGACCCCTGAACCTCACGTCATTTGGGCTAAGAGCGGTGGCTTTATCTCTCCCCATAAAGAGGTGCCGCTAGAAGCTTATCCCGATGATGTGGCGAAGAAGCAGGCTGAGATTTTAGCCAATGCTGAAGCCATTCGGTTTGACGGTTCAGATCTGATGCCGGGGGCCGTCGGGACGGGGTCTTTCTGGAGTGGGATCGTCGATTATGTCAACGGCGCTCAGGTGGATGCCGTCGTGTCGAAAATTGAGTCGAGTTGGCCAAAGTAA
- a CDS encoding carbohydrate ABC transporter permease, with translation MLDAENLNRILNALVAIVVGSGGVIALFYAMNALVAALPFKGKSRLLPWVYISPALVILVAYLVLPTIWTVYISFFDRRSEDFVGLDNYIFAFTDASMLVAFRNNLLWLVLVTGVSVALGLVIAVLVDKVKYEAFAKGLIFMPMAISFVGASVIWRFVYAYTPPEFEQIGLLNAILVQVGFEPIGWLVNKSVNNFALIAIMIWLQTGFCMVLLSSAVKGIPGDVLEAARMDGANELQIFWRITIPMIRSTITVVATTVVVLVLKVFDIVFVMTAGRLDTDVIASRMIKEMFNSRDFGRGSAIAVILLIAVIPVMAANIRRFRQQEVSR, from the coding sequence ATGCTAGATGCCGAAAATCTCAATCGCATTCTAAATGCACTGGTCGCCATTGTGGTTGGTTCCGGTGGCGTGATTGCGCTGTTCTATGCCATGAATGCGCTGGTGGCTGCGCTGCCCTTCAAGGGGAAGTCGAGGCTGCTGCCCTGGGTTTATATCAGTCCGGCGCTTGTCATTTTGGTAGCTTATCTGGTTCTGCCAACGATCTGGACAGTGTACATCAGCTTTTTTGATCGCCGCTCAGAAGATTTTGTGGGGCTTGATAACTACATCTTTGCGTTTACCGATGCCTCGATGCTGGTGGCGTTCCGTAATAATTTGCTGTGGCTGGTGTTAGTGACCGGCGTGAGCGTGGCCCTGGGGCTGGTGATTGCGGTGCTGGTGGATAAGGTCAAGTATGAAGCCTTTGCCAAGGGACTGATCTTCATGCCCATGGCGATCTCCTTTGTTGGGGCTAGCGTCATCTGGCGGTTTGTCTACGCCTATACACCGCCGGAGTTCGAGCAGATTGGGTTATTGAATGCGATCTTGGTCCAGGTCGGCTTTGAACCCATTGGCTGGCTGGTGAACAAGTCGGTGAATAACTTTGCCCTGATCGCGATTATGATTTGGCTGCAGACCGGCTTCTGTATGGTCCTGCTGTCTTCAGCCGTTAAGGGTATTCCTGGCGATGTGCTAGAGGCGGCCCGCATGGACGGGGCCAATGAGCTGCAGATCTTCTGGCGGATTACGATTCCGATGATTCGCTCCACGATTACGGTGGTGGCGACGACGGTGGTGGTCTTGGTGTTGAAGGTCTTCGATATTGTGTTTGTGATGACGGCAGGGAGGCTGGACACGGATGTGATTGCCAGCCGCATGATTAAAGAGATGTTTAATTCCCGAGATTTTGGCAGAGGAAGTGCGATCGCAGTCATTCTTTTAATCGCAGTTATTCCCGTAATGGCGGCCAATATCCGACGGTTTCGTCAGCAGGAGGTGAGTCGATGA
- a CDS encoding carbohydrate ABC transporter permease, with the protein MTAAKPIKKKRFSKFETFVSRAPVHIAVIAIALIWTLPTIGLLVSSIRMPDVLLESGWWTVFQLPFDFTQFQLKNYADVLQGEDMGQAFLNSLALSIPATVMPIAIATFAAYALAWMEFPGRQVLFALIVGLLVVPLQMTLIPILRVYNETNLAGTFLGVWLAHTGYGLPLGIYLLRNYIGSLPRDLIEAASMDGASHLKIFTRLVVPLSTPAIASFAVFQFLWVWNDLLVALVYLGGDQKVAPVTLILRNLVGDRGQDWHLLTAGAFISMIVPLIVFFSLQRYFVRGLLAGSVKG; encoded by the coding sequence ATGACTGCCGCTAAGCCCATTAAAAAGAAGCGTTTCAGCAAGTTTGAGACTTTCGTGAGCCGTGCCCCCGTGCATATCGCAGTGATCGCGATTGCGCTGATCTGGACGTTGCCGACGATTGGACTGCTGGTGAGTTCAATTCGCATGCCCGATGTGCTGCTGGAATCAGGCTGGTGGACGGTCTTTCAGCTCCCCTTTGACTTCACGCAGTTCCAGCTCAAGAACTATGCTGACGTTCTTCAAGGGGAAGATATGGGTCAGGCGTTTCTCAATAGTCTGGCGCTTTCGATTCCGGCGACGGTGATGCCAATTGCGATCGCAACTTTCGCCGCCTACGCCCTCGCCTGGATGGAATTCCCCGGACGGCAGGTTCTGTTTGCCCTAATCGTTGGCTTACTTGTTGTTCCCCTGCAGATGACGTTGATTCCGATTTTGCGGGTCTACAACGAGACCAACCTAGCGGGCACATTCTTGGGCGTCTGGCTCGCTCACACGGGATATGGACTGCCCTTAGGAATCTATCTGCTTCGTAACTACATTGGGTCGCTACCTCGTGATCTAATTGAGGCCGCTTCAATGGATGGCGCTTCGCACCTGAAGATTTTTACGCGACTGGTGGTGCCGCTTTCGACACCTGCGATCGCATCTTTTGCTGTCTTTCAATTCCTGTGGGTGTGGAATGATCTGCTTGTGGCGCTGGTGTACTTAGGAGGCGATCAGAAAGTGGCTCCAGTGACGTTGATTTTAAGAAATCTAGTAGGCGACCGCGGTCAGGATTGGCATCTGCTCACGGCTGGGGCCTTTATCTCTATGATTGTGCCCTTAATTGTGTTCTTCTCTCTGCAGCGCTACTTCGTGCGAGGCTTGTTAGCCGGATCGGTAAAAGGATAG
- a CDS encoding ABC transporter ATP-binding protein, whose product MAGIVFEQVTKQYENGFEAVKNFNLEIGEQEFLVLVGPSGCGKTTSLRMLAGLESISTGNIYINDKRVNDVASKDRDIAMVFQSYALYPHMTVFENMAFSLDLQGVSKAEQKERVQKTATQLGIEALLDRKPKQLSGGQRQRVAVGRAIIRDPAVFLMDEPLSNLDAKLRGQARTELSDLQTKLGTTFVYVTHDQVEAMTMGTRIAVMNQGILQQVDTPQTLYERPNNMFVAGFLGSPSMNFLKAKLTAEQGQLWVVNQAVKLPLPPQLQAKYQQYQGMEVIFGLRPEHIALSAAGDSATDVAAQVSALEMMGHEAMVYFTLSDGQNCIARVPPQLQLVPGDNFTAYFDMNYCHLFDLDSEHVL is encoded by the coding sequence ATGGCAGGCATTGTTTTTGAGCAGGTCACCAAGCAGTATGAAAACGGGTTTGAAGCGGTCAAGAACTTCAACCTTGAAATTGGCGAGCAAGAATTTTTGGTCTTAGTCGGACCCTCTGGCTGCGGCAAAACCACATCACTCCGGATGCTGGCGGGGCTAGAGTCCATTAGCACGGGCAACATCTACATCAATGACAAGCGCGTTAATGATGTGGCCTCGAAAGATCGAGATATTGCGATGGTGTTTCAGTCCTACGCCCTGTATCCCCACATGACCGTATTTGAAAATATGGCCTTTAGCTTAGATCTGCAGGGCGTTTCTAAGGCTGAGCAGAAAGAACGGGTTCAGAAAACAGCCACACAGCTCGGGATCGAGGCCCTGCTGGACCGGAAACCCAAGCAGCTCTCGGGGGGACAGCGGCAGCGAGTAGCGGTGGGACGCGCCATTATCCGTGACCCTGCGGTATTCCTAATGGATGAACCGCTCTCTAACCTAGATGCCAAGCTCAGAGGACAGGCTCGGACAGAGCTGAGCGACCTGCAAACAAAACTCGGCACCACCTTTGTCTACGTTACCCACGATCAGGTGGAGGCGATGACGATGGGCACCCGGATTGCCGTGATGAATCAGGGCATTTTGCAGCAGGTTGATACGCCCCAAACGCTCTATGAGCGTCCCAATAATATGTTCGTGGCCGGATTTTTAGGCAGCCCGTCCATGAACTTTCTCAAGGCAAAGCTTACGGCAGAGCAAGGGCAGCTTTGGGTCGTCAATCAAGCCGTCAAGCTACCGTTGCCGCCGCAATTACAGGCAAAATACCAGCAATATCAGGGCATGGAGGTTATCTTTGGCCTCCGCCCGGAGCATATTGCGCTGTCTGCCGCTGGCGATTCTGCCACAGATGTTGCGGCTCAGGTTTCTGCCCTAGAGATGATGGGGCATGAGGCTATGGTTTACTTCACGCTATCCGATGGTCAAAACTGCATTGCTCGCGTTCCTCCTCAACTGCAGCTTGTGCCGGGAGATAACTTCACAGCCTATTTCGACATGAATTACTGTCATTTATTCGATCTCGATTCGGAGCATGTCCTGTAG
- a CDS encoding multinuclear nonheme iron-dependent oxidase, which yields MATTTTTRPSLGLSLMPQADFWQTAQPLLESSAVEVLEWSFDMGWGKVGLPTWVPPLLDQFSQQDRLLGHGVSYSLLSAQLDRSHWLACLEAERRQYHYQHISEHFGWLATETFRQSAPLPMPLCPETLQLGRERLQRLAEVAQVPVGLENLAFAFSQQDVREQGIFLEKLLESVDGFLLLDVHNLYCQVCNFQISATELLALYPLHRVREIHISGGSWSKGTGGQIRRDTHDQPVPEAVFELLTLALQQCLNVQFVIFERLGNTLGPASEQSQFRQDFARIQAIVQADREG from the coding sequence GTGGCGACAACCACAACCACTCGCCCCAGCCTAGGCCTGTCTTTGATGCCTCAGGCCGATTTTTGGCAAACGGCTCAACCTCTACTTGAATCTAGTGCTGTCGAAGTCCTGGAATGGAGCTTTGATATGGGATGGGGTAAGGTTGGCCTGCCAACGTGGGTGCCGCCTCTGCTAGATCAGTTCAGTCAGCAAGATCGTTTGCTGGGGCACGGCGTTAGCTACTCTCTACTGTCGGCCCAACTCGATCGGAGTCACTGGTTAGCCTGTTTAGAAGCAGAGCGTCGACAGTATCACTATCAACATATTTCAGAACATTTTGGCTGGCTAGCAACAGAGACCTTTCGTCAAAGTGCCCCCTTACCCATGCCGTTATGCCCTGAGACTCTACAGTTGGGGCGTGAACGATTACAGCGACTTGCTGAGGTGGCACAAGTGCCGGTGGGGCTGGAGAATTTAGCGTTCGCCTTCAGCCAGCAGGACGTACGAGAGCAGGGTATCTTTCTAGAGAAGCTCCTAGAGTCAGTCGATGGTTTTCTGCTGCTGGATGTCCATAATTTGTACTGCCAAGTCTGCAACTTTCAGATCTCTGCCACCGAACTATTGGCACTCTACCCCCTCCATCGGGTTCGAGAGATCCATATCTCTGGTGGCTCTTGGAGCAAAGGGACAGGGGGGCAAATTCGACGCGACACCCATGACCAACCTGTTCCAGAAGCGGTCTTTGAGCTGCTGACCTTGGCTTTGCAGCAGTGCCTTAATGTCCAGTTCGTGATTTTTGAGCGTCTAGGCAATACGCTGGGACCCGCCTCTGAACAAAGCCAATTTCGACAAGACTTTGCCCGGATTCAAGCTATTGTGCAAGCCGACAGAGAAGGATAG